A segment of the Panacibacter ginsenosidivorans genome:
TAAAAAAGTAATGGTGATGGCCGGCCGGTTTCATTTTTATGAAGGTTATATGCCACAGCAAGTGGTGTATCCTGTGAGGGTTATGAAAATGCTGGGCGTACAGACACTGCTGTTGTCTAATGCCGCAGGCAGTGTAAACCCTGCATATAATGTTGGCGACCTGATGATCATAAAAGATCATATCAGCTTCTTTACGGTAAACCCGTTGCTTGGCAAAAATGAAGAAGCACTGGGCACACGTTTTCCTGACATGAGTGAGCCTTATAGCAAAACGTTAATCGCAAAAGCACATGAAATAGGAAAGAAGCTCGGTTATAATTTGCATGAAGGAATTTATACCGGTGTTACCGGTCCCACTTTTGAAACCCGCGCAGAATACATGCTTATAAAAATGGTTGGCGGCGATGTAGTGGGTATGAGCACTGTACAGGAAGCCATTGCTGCAACGCATGCAGGAATGAAGGTTTTTGCAGTAAGTGTGGTAACAGACATTGGCATAAGAGAAGATGAAAACATTATCACACACGAAGAAGTATTGGCGGCTGCGAAAGAGGCTGAGCCAAAACTTACCGCTTTATTTAAAGAGCTAACGGGGATTTTGTAGTTGTTAAGCGTATTTTTTATGAGCCCGGCTGTTGCAGTGCTATTAAACTTTTGTTGCGTCGCACACTTCAGGTTCCTGCTGAATATGCAGCAATAAGTGCGTTATTACTAAAACCTGTAGCCTGAATTATCTTTTCATTCACAGCTTTACGCTTATTTTGCGCAATTGTTTACCATACATGCTTAAAAGGCGATCTAATTATATTATTTGTTTTTTTGTTGCGATGGCTGCATGCATTTCTGTACATGCTCAAAATGATGATCTTCCTACAAGGAGGGTTGACAATCTGGGCAGGCCCATTAACCCTTCCAGAAAAGATTCTGCGAGTGACAAACTACAGCATCGCGATGCGTATGCAGATTCTATTACTATCAGCTACCATTACTTTGATTCTACAAAAACATATAAGCTCGATTCTTCTGTAAGTGATTTTTATTCACGTTATCCTGTTTCTTATAATTACACAGACCTGGGCAATTTTGGAAATGCCGCCAGATCCATTATCTTCTCGCCATATATGAAACCTGGTTTTGATGCAGGTTTTCATGCATACGATGTATACAAATACAAGGTGGAGGATACAAAAATATTCACTACCACAAGGCCTTATACCGAACTGGCCTATTTACTTGGCAGTAAGTCTGAACAATTCATAGATATGCTGCATACTCAAAACC
Coding sequences within it:
- a CDS encoding purine-nucleoside phosphorylase, translated to MASELMQQLTETTSFIKNIYAATPEVGIILGSGLGNLVKEMQVEQEIGYEQIPHFPLSTVIGHSGKMLFGTLSGKKVMVMAGRFHFYEGYMPQQVVYPVRVMKMLGVQTLLLSNAAGSVNPAYNVGDLMIIKDHISFFTVNPLLGKNEEALGTRFPDMSEPYSKTLIAKAHEIGKKLGYNLHEGIYTGVTGPTFETRAEYMLIKMVGGDVVGMSTVQEAIAATHAGMKVFAVSVVTDIGIREDENIITHEEVLAAAKEAEPKLTALFKELTGIL